CATTCTAATTTTATTAGAAACATCAACTTCTATCTCTCCTAGAACCATTTATATCGTAAAAACAACTGCTATAAAGCAGTTGTTTGCGGTAACACCTCTTGCTCCTTTATACGTTTTGCAACGCATTTGCACACTGCTTTAAACTTCTAAAAAAGTTTCTTCTATTTACGCAACTCTTAAGCGACAATAAGGTACCATCTATAGAATTTATTTTTCAATATTATAAAGATTAGGTGTTATATATGGGCAACTTGTTAAACAACGATAATATACAGAGCATAAACATTGAAGAGACTCTTCAAAGCAGCTATCTTGATTACTCTATGAGTGTAATCGTCGGTCGTGCACTTCCTGACGTGCGTGACGGACTCAAGCCGGTTCACAGAAGAATCCTTTACGCGATGGATAAACTGAGTCTTTCTCACGGAGCGAAGTTTAAAAAATCTGCGCGTATCGTCGGTGACGTTATCGGTCAGTACCACCCGCACGGTGATACTGCGGTATACGATGCTCTAGTTCGTATGGCTCAAGACTTCTCTATGAGAATGGAGCTGGTTGACGGTCAAGGTAACTTCGGTTCAGTTGACGGCGACAGCGCGGCGGCTATGCGTTATACAGAAGCTAGAATGACGAAATATGCAGGCGAACTTCTAAAAGATCTTGAAAAGAACACGGTCAATATGATCGACAACTACGACGGCACGACAGTTGAACCTGACGTTATGCCTACACGCGTACCCAACATTCTTATTAACGGCTCTTCAGGTATTGCCGTAGGTATGGCGACAAACATCCCTCCTCACAATCCAAAAGAGGTAATGATGGGTCTTAAAGCACTTTTGGCAGACCCTAATATTGAACTCTATGAACTTATGGAACACATCAAAGCTCCGGATTTTCCTACAGGCGGAACGATCTTCGGTAAAAAAGGGATCATGGATGCTTATGAGACAGGTCGCGGGCGCATAAAAGTTCGTGCTAAGACTCATATAGAGAAAAAAGGGAACAAAGACGTTATCGTCATTGATGAGCTCCCTTATCAGGTAAATAAAGCACGCCTTATCGAGAGCATAGCAAATCTTGTAAAAGATAAGATGATAGAGGGTGTCTCAGAGATTCGTGATGAGTCAGACCGTGACGGTATCCGTGTTGTTATAGAGCTTAAAAAAGATGCGATGAGCGAAATCGTTCTAAACAACCTATTCAAGCAGACAAGCATGCAGACCACTTTTGGTATCATCATGCTATCTATCTTAAATCAAGAACCAAGAATATTCGGCATTATCGACATACTAAAACACTTTATCAATCACCGTAAAACTATTATTATCCGCCGTACTATATTTGATCTTGAAAAAGCAAAAGCAAGAGCTCACATCTTAGAGGGATTGAAAAAAGCGATAGAGATTATTGAAGATGTAATAAGAGTTATTAGAGCATCTAAAAGTGAGGAAGAAGCAAAAGAGAATCTCGTAAGTGAATTTGACTTTAGTGAGATACAAGCATCTAGCATTGTTGCAATGAGACTAGGTCGCCTAACCGGTCTAGAGATAGAAAAAATTGAAAACGAATTGCAAGAGCTTATCAAATTGATAGATTACTTAGAGTCTATCTTAAAGAGCGAAGAGGTTCTGCATGGGATCATTGACCAAGAGTTTGACGAGATCCTTGCTACCTACACAGATGAGAGAAGAACCGACATCGAAGATGACTATGACGATATCGACATAGAGGACCTTATCCCTAATGAGCCTATGGTCGTAACGATCACTCATAGAGGCTACATCAAAAGAGTTCCTCTTGCACAGTATGAGAAGCAAAAAAGAGGCGGAAAAGGCAAGATCGCGCTTACTACTTATGAAGATGACTTTATAGAGAGATTCTTTACATGTAATACGCACGACACGCTTCTATTTGTTACAGACCGCGGACAACTCCACTGGCTAAAAGTTTACAAGATACCTGAGGGAAGCAGAACTGCAAAAGGAAAAGCGGTCGTTAACCTGCTTAATCTTGTAGCAGAAGAGCAGATTCAGTCTATCAACCCGACAACTGACTTCAGCGATGAGAAATCACTTGTGTTCTTCACCAAAAAAGGTGTTGTCAAGAGAACCAACTTAAGCGAATTCTCAAACATCAGAAGCAACGGTGTAAGAGCTATAAGCCTTGACGATGACGACTCTATCATCACAGCAAAAATTGCAGACAAGAGCATTAAGTACCTGTTTATTATGACTAAACTTGCACAGTGTATCAAGTTTGATATTGAAAAAACACGTGATCAAGGTAGAAATACAAGAGGTGTAAGAGGTATCAAGTTCAAGCACGATTCTGATGAAGTGGTCGATGCAAATATAATCGCAAACGACGAAGAGGAGATCTTGGTTGTGAGCGAAAAAGGTATCGGTAAACGTACCGATGCAGGCGAATACCGTTTGACAAACAGAGGCGGAAGCGGAGTCATTGCTATGAAAATGACTGCAAAAACAGGTAAGCATGTTGTCGGATGCCTTATGGTTGATGAGAGCATGGATATGATGGCACTCACCAAAGAGGGCAAAATGATAAGAGTAGATATGCAAACTATCTCTAAATCAAGCAGAAATACAAGCGGTGTATATATAGTAAAAGGCGACGATGTTATAAGTGTCTCGCGTTGTCCAAAACAGCCTATTGAAGATGAAGATGACGAAGAGCAAGACAACTCTCTGCTTGACTCAAACGAATTGGAATAATTATTGCTACCGATGGAGCATAAAAACCATGTCAAGGGAAAGACAATGAAATATTCTATACTAGTCGTAATGCTTTTTAGTGTTTCAACACTTTTAGGAGCAGACAAAGTTCAGACTGTAGATACTACTGTAATTGAGCAGACAAATGCCGAGCTTGCTAAAGTAAGAGCTGAAGTTGCAGCGGCAAAAGAAGAAGCCGCTCAAGCAACGGCTCAGGCAAATGAAGCAAAAAAAGAGAGCAAAAGAGTTGCAGAAGAGCTGGAAGTTGCCAAAGCCGAGAGAGAAGAGGAGCTAGCTGCCGCTGCAGCTAAAGAAAAGGTTCTAAAAAAGAACCGAACTATGCATATATCAGTTGTCGGACAGGGTGTAGCTCCTATGAATACATCATCTCCTGCTCAAGCTTACGCACTTGCAAAAAGAGCGGCTATTGCTGACGCGTATAGAGCTATTGCAGAAAAAGTCAAAGGTGTTCGTATCGATGGACAAGATACCATTAAAAACATGATGGTTCAAAGATCAACTGTGCGTACTTACGTTCAAGCTATGGTAAGAAATGCAGACATCGTTGAGACCACTTTTAAAGAGGGCTTATGCGAAGTAGAGATGGAAATCTTAATTTCTCACGCAGACTTTGCTCAGTAGTTATCCTCTTTAGCTCGCTCGCACTAAGTGCGAGCGAGTACCTTATCTCTTACAAATATATAGTAAAAGACGCAACTCTCTACAACGAAACCCTACTTATCTCTAAAGCCATGACAAAATGCGAAGGCACTCCCCAAGATGAGTTTATGTTGATGAACAGAGATGCAGACAATTTAAAAAAACTTATATCACAAAACTCGCAAGAGTTTATAGAGTATATTCATAAACTCGGTATGCACGTTAACCACGACGAAAAAACAATAAATATGCAAAACAGCTACACAACGGTACTGACACTTAAGACGACTTGTTTCAAAGTCGACTTTAATGATAATTTCGCTACAATCGCACCTTTAAAATAAGGGTGCCAAAACACTCAAATCCCAAGGCTTTTTAGTGAAAATTGCAATAGTTGAAGATGATATCAATATGAGAAAATCTCTTGAGATCGCTATGAGCGACTATAAAGAGTTTGAAATTCAGACATTTAAAAATGCAAAAGATGCACTAAAAGGTATTGACGATAGTTTTAACCTCGTTATTACAGATATTAATATGCCCGGTATGGACGGTATAGAGTTTGTAAAAACGCTCGGCGGAAAGTTTGAAGTCATCATTATGACAGGCAACGCAACTCTGCAAAGAGCCATCGAATCAATCCACCTTGGCGTAAAAGATTTTTTACTAAAGCCTTTTGATGTAGACACTCTGATCGAGGCGATCAAAAGAGAAGACAAGATACAAAAGGTCAAAAAAACTCTCCCAAAAACAAACAGCGACAACGCAGCAAGCAGTTTTTACGGAACATCAAAAGCTCTGGAGGCTGCTCTTAAAATTGCCGACAAAGCATCAAAGACGGATGCCAGCATTCTGCTGTTAGGTGAGAGCGGTGTTGGAAAAGAGGTCTTTGCATCTTATATCCACAACAACTCTCCCAGAGCGAAAAAACCTTTTGTAGCTATCAATATGGCGGCAATTCCCGATAACCTTATTGAGAGCGAGCTGTTTGGTTTTGAAAAAGGTGCTTTTACAGATGCAAGCGAAGCAAAAGCGGGACAGTTTGAACAGGCAAACGGCGGAACGCTCTTTTTGGATGAGATAGCGGAGATGCCTTACGGTGTTCAAGCCAAACTTCTACGCGCGCTTCAAGAGAAAGAGATAAGAAGACTAGGCTCCTCAAAAGGGATCAAAATAGACATCAGAGTGGTATCCGCTACAAATGCGAATCTGAACGAGAAGATAAAAAACGGCGAATTTAGAAGTGATTTATACTTTCGTCTAAATACTATTCCTGTGAATATTCCGCCTCTTAGAGAGAGAAAAGATGAAATATTGCAGATAGCACAAAAGGTTTTAGAGCAAAATTGTATAAAATACGGTTTTGATTTAAAGACTTTTTCGGATGAAGCTTTAAAGCAGCTGCTCGATTATCACTGGCCCGGAAACATAAGAGAGCTTATCTCAGTGGTTGAGAGAGCGGTTATACTAAGCGAGAGCGATGAGATAACACCACAAGAGCTTTTTTTAGAGTCACGCGTATTTAATTAAAACTATGAAGGAACAAATAATGTCGAAAAAATATAATGTAGCGGTAGTCGGAGCAAACGGTGCTGTCGGTGAAGAGATATTGGCTATTTTGAATGAGGTCTCTTTTCCTATCAACAAACTTGTCCCGCTGGCAAGTTCAAGAAGCTTGGGAAAAAGTGTAGAGTTCGGCAACAAAGAGATAGCCATCAAAGAGCTTACTGATACCGTATTTGAAGAAGAGGATATTGAGATCGCTCTCTTCTCTGCAGGCGGCAGCGTTAGCGCTCAGTTTGCAGCGGCTGCAGTAAAAGCGGGTGCGGTTGTAATAGACAACACTTCTCACTTTAGAATGGATGAGAACATCCCTCTCGTTGTACCTGAAGTAAACCCTGAAGATATCGCAAAATGGAAAAAATCGGGGATCATTGCAAATCCAAACTGCTCAACTATCCAGATGGTACAAGCCCTAAAACCTCTTGATGAAGCATACGGACTAACCAGAGTCGATGTCAGTACATATCAGGCGACTTCAGGTGCAGGAAAAAGCGCTATGGAAGAGCTTGTTAACCAGATGAAAGACTTTTTCAGTTTTAAACTTGACCAGAGCGAGCGCAAAGCGTTTAAACACCAGATCGCTCTAAACGTGATCCCTCAGATAGACACCTTTTTAGAAAACGGCTACACAAAAGAGGAGATGAAGATGGTAAATGAGACTACCAAGATCATGCACAAAAAGATCCCTCTAAGTGCTACTTGTGTACGTGTACCTACTCTTCGCGGTCATGCAGAAGCTTTGACACTTACATTTTCTCAAGATGTAGATGCATCCGAGGCAAGAGAGATCCTTAAAAAAGCTCCAAATATCATTGTTTTAGACAACCCAAGCGAGTCAGTTTATCCGATGCCGGCAATATCTTTAGAGAAGAACGAGACATTTGTTGGACGCATAAGAAATGATAATTTTTCAAAAAATATGCTGCATATGTTCATAGTTGCAGATAACTTAAGAGTCGGTGCTGCTACAAATGCGGTTAGAATCGCCCAAAAATGGGTAGAGATGGAAGAGGAAAAATAAAAATGTTAGAGAGAATGTTTGAAAAAACTCTGTGGAGTTCAAGGTTTATTGTAATCCTTGCGGTAGTTTTCGGTCTTATCGGTGCAATTTCGCTATTTATCGTCGCAAGCTTTGATATTTACGACACTGCAAAATATGTCATTATGACTTACATAAACCATGAGCACCCTGACCACTTTCACGAAAATATAGTAAGCGGGATCATTGGAGCGGTCGATCTCTATCTTATCGGCGTTGTTATGCTTCTCTTCTCTTTTGGTCTTTATGAGCTTTTCATATCGGAGATCGACCCTGCAAAAGAGTCAGATCATGATGAGACACAACTTTTGGCTATCCACTCTCTTGATCAGCTAAAAGATAAGATATCAAAAGTAATAGTTATGGTACTTGTCGTTGGATTTTTTCAAAAAGTTGGTCATACACAATATAACGGCGCATTAGATATGCTATACTTAGCGCTATCAATTACTGCCGTAGCAGTTGGACTTTTCTTCTTAGGCAAAGTTGGAAAAAGCCATTAATTACATAAAGAGAGGATGGGGAACTTCTCTCTTTATCGGGCTGCCGCCCTCACTAAAAATTCACTTATATAAAGGCAATCAATGAGTAAAATATTTGTAGATGCATGTTTTGGCAAAGAGACTCCATACACTCCGGTTTGGATGATGAGACAGGCGGGTCGTTACCTTCCTGAGTATATGGAAGTCCGCGCGCAAGCCGGAGACTTTTTGAGTCTTTGTCATGACCCGAAAAAGGCTTGCGAAGTCACACTCCAACCAGTTGATATAGTTGGAGTAGATGCAGCTATACTATTTAGCGATATATTGGTTGTACCTGATGAGATGGGGATGGATCTGGAGTTTATAAAGGGTGAAGGTCCTAAATTTAATGACCCGATCAAGACAGAAGCAGACCTGAACAGACTCCTTGGAGGCGAAGAAGCTGCGTCTAGGCTTACTTATGTTTACGACACGATCAAGCTTATAAAAGAGCAGTTGGCAGACGATAAAGCACTTATCGGCTTTACCGGTGCTCCTTGGACTCTTGCTACTTATATGATAGAGGGTGAAGGTACAAAGACTTACAACATCTGTAAAAAAATGATGTACTCAAACCCTGAACTTCTTCATAAGATACTTGTAAAAGTAACAGAGGTCGTAAAGCTCTATATGGAGAAGCAGATCGAAGCTGGTATTGACGTTGTTCAGATATTCGACTCATGGGCTGCGGCGATCGAGCCTTCAAAATATGATGAGTTCTCTTGGAAATATATGGTCGAGATAGCAGACTACTTAAAAGCGAAGTATCCTCATATCCCTATAATTATGTTCCCAAAAGGCATTCCTGCATTTTTAGACAAAGTTTACGGAAACTTTGAAGTGTTCGGTGTTGACTGGTCAACTCCGATGGCTCTTGCCAAAGAGAAGCTGGGTGATAAGTATGTCCTTCAAGGAAATATGGAGCCGTGCAGACTCTACTCACAAGAGGCTACTACAGAGTGTGTTGAAGCTCTGCAGGATATTATGGGTGGTAAAAGACACATATTTAACCTCGGTCACGGCATCCTCCCGGATGTTCCGGTTGCAAACGCAAAACACTTTATAGCTGAGTGCCACAGAGTCAGTAAAAAGTAAGTGAAGACTATCTTCGGCCCTATAAACTCAAGAAGATTCGGTTCTTCTTTAGGCATAGACCTCTCCCCTGCCCTTAAACAGTGCAATTTTGACTGCCTTTACTGCGAACTGGCTCCAAGTGCAACGACAGATAAACAGAGAGATGTCGTAGAGGTCTCTACTATTATTGCCGAATTAAAAGAGCATCTGCACGATAAGATAGATGTCATAACCATAACCGCGAACGGTGAACCTACCCTCTACCCTCACCTAGATGAACTTATAGATGAGATAAACAAGATAAAAAATGACACCCAGACGCTCATCCTCACAAACAGCGCAACGCTTGTAGATGAAAAGGTATTTAACTCTCTTTTAAAACTTGACCAGGTCAAACTCTCTCTTGATGGCGTAAGCGAGAGTGTTTTTAAGAGGATTGACAGACCGCACGCGGGCATAGAGATAAAAGATATTGTTCAAAAGGTCATAGAGTTCAGCAACACCTTTAAAGGAAAACTCTTTATTGAGATTCTTTTTGTCCACGGACTAAACGACACTCAAGATGAGATAAAAAAACTAAATGATGTTCTTCTAAACTTAAAGGTCGCAAGAGTTGATCTTGGCACTATAGACCGCCCGCCTGCATATCCCGTTAGCGGACTTAGCTACAAAGAGCTTCATGACGCATCTCTGCTCTTTGATGCCTCTCTGCCTATCCATATAGTTTCAAGAATTCATGCTGAGCCAAACAACACTCACTATGACGATGAAGAGATTTTAAACACGCTGGACAAAAGACCGCTGACTATGGATGACATCAACCTGCTCTTTGATGAAGAGAGTAAAAAAAGGCTCCAAAGCCTTATATCTGATGCAAAAATAGTTACAAAAAAAGTCGGAAATCTGGAGTTTTTAATACTGCATGAAAACGAGAAGAGAAAACGCTCCAAGTAAGGGGTAAAATTCTTGACTTTTTAAAACCCATTGAGTATAATTCCGACCTATCAAACATTCCGAATTAGCTCAGCGGTAGAGTAGGTGACTGTTAATCACTTGGCCACTGGTTCGAATCCAGTATTCGGAGCCACACTTTTTATAATCCCTAAAATACGAACTTTCAGAGTTTTAAAAATCTTTGGTAGCTATATGGTAGCCATTTTGTGCCCAAAGTATGCTCAACAATACCATTTCTTTTTGAAATAGCCAAACTTATTATAGACGCAAATTAATACTATTTTACGATACAATAAGATTATGAAATTTGAATGGGATTTAAAAAAAGAAAAATCTAATATCAAAAAACATAAAGTGACGTTTGAAGAAGCTGCTTATGTTTTTAGCGATAAATATTCACTAACTCTTTTTGATAATAAACATTCAGAAGACGAAGAGAGATGGATATTATTAGGGAAATCTTTAAATGCTATGGTGCTCGTGGTAGTTCATACATTTAGAGATAAAGATGGTGTTGAAATTGTCAGAATAATATCTGCTAGAAAAGCGACAAAAAATGAGCAACAAATATACAATGAAAGGTGTCCATTATGAAAAAAGAGTATGATTTTACAAATGCCCAACAAGGTAAATTCTATAGACCATTAAATGAATTAGATATTCCAATATATTTGGATGATGATGTAAAAAAATTTTTTATGGACAAAATAAAAAGTACAAAAGATTTTTCGTTAAACACTATTATCAACTCATTATTAAAACAAGACATTGAGATTTCTAAAAAACTAGCATAATTTTCGGTACCGTGTGGGTGCACGACATTAATGCCAAATCAACTTTATGCAATAAATTTATATTTTGAAAACTCCTTAAAAAAAACCACTAAAAACTCAATTTACTTATCATGCCAAAATGTGTCCGCTGAATCCCCTTTTCATAAAAAAGAAGTTTTTTTATGCTAAAATGCCCGATATATATTTTTAAGTTTAAATGGAAATCTATCAAAATCACTACTAAGAAGCAGCAAACTGTTTATGGATGAGAAGCAAGACCTAATAAAAAAACTATCATTTTTTAGCTCGCTAAACGAAGAACAATTAAGCACGATAGGTAGTATTTCCAAAATAACGTCATATCCCAAAAACTCTATCCTATACTACGAAAACGACATAAACGACAGAATCTTTTTCTTGATCTCGGGGCTTTTGAAAGTCTACAAAATAGATAAGTTTGAAAATGAGATATTTCTCTACCACATACAGAAAAACTCACTTATTTCCGAGCTTACAACACTAGATGACAACTCAATTCACTGCTTCTCAAATGCAGAGTTTTTAGATGAGAGCACCGTTTTAGAAGTTGATTTTACTGAGTTTAAAAATGAGTTTCTCTCCAAAAACATCTTAAATAACGAGTTTATAAATGAGATACTTTTAAAAACCCAACAGCTTCACTGCGTGGTAAACAGAGAGCTTGTTTTTGATGCAACGGCAAAAGTGGCATATACTCTGCAAAATGATCTTGAGATGTTCAACTCTCTAAAGAGACACGAGATCTCTTTTATGCTCCATATTCAGCCTGAGACTCTCTCAAGGGTTTTAAAAAAACTAAAAAGAAACAATATAATAGATATTGAAAATTCCAATGTAGTAATTATAGATAGCCAAAAACTTAACAAGATAATTAAAGGGTAGCCGTTATGACAATAAAATTCAATAAAATAAGCACAAAAATAAAAGTAATTGGTGCCCTGCTTATACTGTTGGTTGTGGGCGTCATAGGAACGACCATATATTTAACACAACAAAACATCAAAGATGCTTTGGTTATCAATATTGCGGGAAAACAGAGAATGTTAACTCAGGAGATATCAAAATCTATTTTCTATATACAGTACAGTGGTGTTTATGATTTTAAAGAGGCCGACAAGGCTACTACAGAATTTATATATGGACTGAGTACTCTAAAAAACGGTGATAAAGAAAAAGGCATCTCGGCAGTCTCCACAAGCGAAATATCTGCTCAGCTGCAATATGTGGAAAAACTATGGGATAGCTTCTATACCGACATTAAAGAGTATAAACAACTTGTGTACTTAGAGATCAAGCAAGAGCAACGCATCAGTGAAATAATAGAATCCATACATATAAACAATAGCATACTTTTAGAAAATGTGGATAAGCTGGTAACAATGTATACAGACCACAGTGAAGGCAAAATAAACTTTATAAGAACATTTCAGTATCTTGCCGGCATTATGCTTTTTCTGATCTTTATATACTCGATTATACAACTCAAAACTATAGAGTCTAACGCAGACGCATTTATGCAGTACTCAAAAATGCTTGCGGATAACGAAGATATATCAAATCTTACTCCAATAGAGATACAAGCTGAGAGTGAAAGTGAGATCGTAGAGGTAAGCGATACTATAAACTGCTTTATCAATAAGATAAACTCAGCTGTAGAGTACTCAAATGAAGCACTTCTGCAGTCTCAAAAAGCCTCATCCAAACTAGAAGAGCTAACCGATGAGTTCGACTCAATACTAGGTGAGCTAAAAGATAAGTCACTAGCCTGCAAACACCTGGACAATAGTGAGGACATGGT
This genomic interval from Sulfurimonas crateris contains the following:
- a CDS encoding sigma-54-dependent transcriptional regulator, coding for MKIAIVEDDINMRKSLEIAMSDYKEFEIQTFKNAKDALKGIDDSFNLVITDINMPGMDGIEFVKTLGGKFEVIIMTGNATLQRAIESIHLGVKDFLLKPFDVDTLIEAIKREDKIQKVKKTLPKTNSDNAASSFYGTSKALEAALKIADKASKTDASILLLGESGVGKEVFASYIHNNSPRAKKPFVAINMAAIPDNLIESELFGFEKGAFTDASEAKAGQFEQANGGTLFLDEIAEMPYGVQAKLLRALQEKEIRRLGSSKGIKIDIRVVSATNANLNEKIKNGEFRSDLYFRLNTIPVNIPPLRERKDEILQIAQKVLEQNCIKYGFDLKTFSDEALKQLLDYHWPGNIRELISVVERAVILSESDEITPQELFLESRVFN
- a CDS encoding Crp/Fnr family transcriptional regulator, whose product is MDEKQDLIKKLSFFSSLNEEQLSTIGSISKITSYPKNSILYYENDINDRIFFLISGLLKVYKIDKFENEIFLYHIQKNSLISELTTLDDNSIHCFSNAEFLDESTVLEVDFTEFKNEFLSKNILNNEFINEILLKTQQLHCVVNRELVFDATAKVAYTLQNDLEMFNSLKRHEISFMLHIQPETLSRVLKKLKRNNIIDIENSNVVIIDSQKLNKIIKG
- a CDS encoding type IV pili methyl-accepting chemotaxis transducer N-terminal domain-containing protein, producing MTIKFNKISTKIKVIGALLILLVVGVIGTTIYLTQQNIKDALVINIAGKQRMLTQEISKSIFYIQYSGVYDFKEADKATTEFIYGLSTLKNGDKEKGISAVSTSEISAQLQYVEKLWDSFYTDIKEYKQLVYLEIKQEQRISEIIESIHINNSILLENVDKLVTMYTDHSEGKINFIRTFQYLAGIMLFLIFIYSIIQLKTIESNADAFMQYSKMLADNEDISNLTPIEIQAESESEIVEVSDTINCFINKINSAVEYSNEALLQSQKASSKLEELTDEFDSILGELKDKSLACKHLDNSEDMVIASTEELMNSTKKLANLKKELDELLKNCQVLK
- the gyrA gene encoding DNA gyrase subunit A, whose product is MGNLLNNDNIQSINIEETLQSSYLDYSMSVIVGRALPDVRDGLKPVHRRILYAMDKLSLSHGAKFKKSARIVGDVIGQYHPHGDTAVYDALVRMAQDFSMRMELVDGQGNFGSVDGDSAAAMRYTEARMTKYAGELLKDLEKNTVNMIDNYDGTTVEPDVMPTRVPNILINGSSGIAVGMATNIPPHNPKEVMMGLKALLADPNIELYELMEHIKAPDFPTGGTIFGKKGIMDAYETGRGRIKVRAKTHIEKKGNKDVIVIDELPYQVNKARLIESIANLVKDKMIEGVSEIRDESDRDGIRVVIELKKDAMSEIVLNNLFKQTSMQTTFGIIMLSILNQEPRIFGIIDILKHFINHRKTIIIRRTIFDLEKAKARAHILEGLKKAIEIIEDVIRVIRASKSEEEAKENLVSEFDFSEIQASSIVAMRLGRLTGLEIEKIENELQELIKLIDYLESILKSEEVLHGIIDQEFDEILATYTDERRTDIEDDYDDIDIEDLIPNEPMVVTITHRGYIKRVPLAQYEKQKRGGKGKIALTTYEDDFIERFFTCNTHDTLLFVTDRGQLHWLKVYKIPEGSRTAKGKAVVNLLNLVAEEQIQSINPTTDFSDEKSLVFFTKKGVVKRTNLSEFSNIRSNGVRAISLDDDDSIITAKIADKSIKYLFIMTKLAQCIKFDIEKTRDQGRNTRGVRGIKFKHDSDEVVDANIIANDEEEILVVSEKGIGKRTDAGEYRLTNRGGSGVIAMKMTAKTGKHVVGCLMVDESMDMMALTKEGKMIRVDMQTISKSSRNTSGVYIVKGDDVISVSRCPKQPIEDEDDEEQDNSLLDSNELE
- a CDS encoding aspartate-semialdehyde dehydrogenase, which produces MSKKYNVAVVGANGAVGEEILAILNEVSFPINKLVPLASSRSLGKSVEFGNKEIAIKELTDTVFEEEDIEIALFSAGGSVSAQFAAAAVKAGAVVIDNTSHFRMDENIPLVVPEVNPEDIAKWKKSGIIANPNCSTIQMVQALKPLDEAYGLTRVDVSTYQATSGAGKSAMEELVNQMKDFFSFKLDQSERKAFKHQIALNVIPQIDTFLENGYTKEEMKMVNETTKIMHKKIPLSATCVRVPTLRGHAEALTLTFSQDVDASEAREILKKAPNIIVLDNPSESVYPMPAISLEKNETFVGRIRNDNFSKNMLHMFIVADNLRVGAATNAVRIAQKWVEMEEEK
- a CDS encoding BrnT family toxin yields the protein MKFEWDLKKEKSNIKKHKVTFEEAAYVFSDKYSLTLFDNKHSEDEERWILLGKSLNAMVLVVVHTFRDKDGVEIVRIISARKATKNEQQIYNERCPL
- a CDS encoding radical SAM protein, with protein sequence MKTIFGPINSRRFGSSLGIDLSPALKQCNFDCLYCELAPSATTDKQRDVVEVSTIIAELKEHLHDKIDVITITANGEPTLYPHLDELIDEINKIKNDTQTLILTNSATLVDEKVFNSLLKLDQVKLSLDGVSESVFKRIDRPHAGIEIKDIVQKVIEFSNTFKGKLFIEILFVHGLNDTQDEIKKLNDVLLNLKVARVDLGTIDRPPAYPVSGLSYKELHDASLLFDASLPIHIVSRIHAEPNNTHYDDEEILNTLDKRPLTMDDINLLFDEESKKRLQSLISDAKIVTKKVGNLEFLILHENEKRKRSK
- a CDS encoding YqhA family protein, with the translated sequence MLERMFEKTLWSSRFIVILAVVFGLIGAISLFIVASFDIYDTAKYVIMTYINHEHPDHFHENIVSGIIGAVDLYLIGVVMLLFSFGLYELFISEIDPAKESDHDETQLLAIHSLDQLKDKISKVIVMVLVVGFFQKVGHTQYNGALDMLYLALSITAVAVGLFFLGKVGKSH
- the hemE gene encoding uroporphyrinogen decarboxylase, with protein sequence MSKIFVDACFGKETPYTPVWMMRQAGRYLPEYMEVRAQAGDFLSLCHDPKKACEVTLQPVDIVGVDAAILFSDILVVPDEMGMDLEFIKGEGPKFNDPIKTEADLNRLLGGEEAASRLTYVYDTIKLIKEQLADDKALIGFTGAPWTLATYMIEGEGTKTYNICKKMMYSNPELLHKILVKVTEVVKLYMEKQIEAGIDVVQIFDSWAAAIEPSKYDEFSWKYMVEIADYLKAKYPHIPIIMFPKGIPAFLDKVYGNFEVFGVDWSTPMALAKEKLGDKYVLQGNMEPCRLYSQEATTECVEALQDIMGGKRHIFNLGHGILPDVPVANAKHFIAECHRVSKK
- a CDS encoding LPP20 family lipoprotein, producing the protein MKYSILVVMLFSVSTLLGADKVQTVDTTVIEQTNAELAKVRAEVAAAKEEAAQATAQANEAKKESKRVAEELEVAKAEREEELAAAAAKEKVLKKNRTMHISVVGQGVAPMNTSSPAQAYALAKRAAIADAYRAIAEKVKGVRIDGQDTIKNMMVQRSTVRTYVQAMVRNADIVETTFKEGLCEVEMEILISHADFAQ